The following are encoded in a window of Staphylospora marina genomic DNA:
- a CDS encoding sulfurtransferase: MSRIVSMDEVLKHLHDPQTVIVDCRFVLGQPDAGREAYLKEHLPGSVYLDLERDLSGPVIGPGGRHPLPDPKRLAETLGNAGVDDSVQVIAYDDQCGAMASRLWWLLTWLGHPRVRVMNGTFSRWKEKGYPVDSTVHVPVRRTFLPRPQSDMLADADEVLRKLDDPDAVIIDSRERARWLGEHEPIDPVAGRIPGSKHCFWKNVCTEHGEWKSPEELARLFASVPKDKELIVYCGSGVTATPNVLALREAGYERVKLYAGSWSDWITDPSRPVKRGDED, translated from the coding sequence ATGAGCCGGATCGTCTCCATGGATGAAGTGCTGAAACACTTGCATGATCCCCAAACGGTCATCGTCGACTGCCGGTTTGTTCTCGGTCAGCCGGATGCGGGTCGGGAAGCCTACCTGAAGGAGCATCTTCCCGGCAGCGTGTACCTGGATCTGGAACGGGATCTTTCCGGTCCCGTCATCGGTCCCGGCGGCCGCCATCCTCTTCCCGATCCGAAACGACTGGCGGAAACGTTGGGCAACGCGGGAGTGGATGATTCGGTGCAGGTCATCGCCTATGACGACCAGTGCGGCGCCATGGCATCCCGGCTGTGGTGGCTGTTGACCTGGCTGGGGCATCCCCGTGTCCGCGTGATGAACGGGACGTTCTCTCGCTGGAAGGAAAAGGGGTACCCTGTCGATTCGACCGTCCACGTGCCGGTCCGCCGGACGTTTCTCCCCCGGCCGCAGAGCGACATGCTGGCGGACGCGGACGAAGTCCTCCGCAAACTGGACGATCCCGATGCGGTGATCATCGACTCGCGGGAGCGGGCCCGCTGGTTGGGCGAACACGAGCCGATCGACCCGGTGGCCGGACGCATCCCGGGTTCGAAACACTGCTTCTGGAAAAACGTCTGCACGGAACACGGAGAATGGAAAAGCCCCGAAGAACTGGCGCGCCTCTTTGCCTCCGTCCCGAAGGACAAAGAGCTGATCGTTTATTGCGGTTCCGGCGTGACCGCCACTCCCAACGTCCTGGCGCTCAGGGAAGCGGGATATGAACGGGTGAAGCTGTATGCGGGCAGCTGGAGCGATTGGATCACCGATCCGTCCCGGCCGGTGAAACGCGGAGACGAAGACTGA
- a CDS encoding aldehyde dehydrogenase, whose protein sequence is MQELKQLVQTQREYFHSGATKDIRFRLESLRKLRDAVKRYEPDIFTALKKDLNKPEAEAYVTEIGLVLEELNHAIRHVKRWSRPKRVGRPRFLFGSRSRIYPEPHGVSLIISPWNYPFQLSISPLVGAIAAGCCAVIKTSEFTPHVTRVIRQMLEGIFESNHVTVVEGGPEVGKKLLDLPFDHVFFTGSPNTGRSVMKKAAEKLIPVTLELGGKSPAIVAADAKLETAAKRLVWGKFTNSGQSCIAPDYVLVHESVKDELVKRMKEAIVKFYGERPLEGDRLAKLGNKRHFDRLCKLMKNGAVIFGGETDEDRLLIAPTLLEEVSWEDPVMQEEIFGPILPVLTWTDLDEVIRTLREKPKPLALYLFTENRETKDKVIASLPYGGGCVNDTMIHCGSPHLPFGGAGSSGIGKYHGKYSFDAFTHEKSIVMQTTVFDLSFRYPGSKRALSLFRKMMG, encoded by the coding sequence GTGCAAGAACTGAAGCAACTGGTACAGACCCAACGCGAATATTTCCATTCCGGAGCGACGAAAGACATCCGGTTTCGCCTGGAGAGTCTCAGAAAACTGAGGGATGCCGTCAAACGGTATGAGCCGGACATCTTCACGGCCTTGAAGAAAGATTTGAACAAGCCGGAAGCGGAAGCATACGTGACGGAGATCGGATTGGTCCTTGAGGAACTGAATCATGCCATTCGCCATGTCAAGCGGTGGTCCCGTCCGAAACGGGTGGGAAGACCGCGGTTTCTGTTCGGCAGCCGGAGCCGGATTTACCCTGAACCCCATGGCGTGTCCCTGATCATTTCTCCCTGGAATTATCCGTTTCAGTTGTCGATCTCTCCGCTGGTCGGAGCCATTGCCGCCGGCTGTTGCGCGGTGATCAAAACGTCCGAATTCACGCCGCATGTGACCCGGGTGATCCGGCAAATGCTGGAAGGGATCTTTGAATCCAACCACGTGACCGTGGTGGAAGGCGGTCCGGAGGTGGGAAAGAAACTGTTGGATCTCCCCTTTGATCATGTGTTTTTCACGGGAAGCCCGAACACGGGCCGATCTGTCATGAAGAAAGCGGCTGAAAAGCTCATTCCGGTCACGCTTGAGCTGGGAGGAAAGAGCCCGGCCATCGTCGCCGCGGATGCCAAGTTGGAAACGGCAGCCAAGCGCCTGGTCTGGGGGAAATTCACCAACTCCGGGCAAAGCTGCATTGCTCCCGATTACGTGCTCGTGCATGAATCGGTCAAGGATGAGCTGGTCAAACGGATGAAAGAGGCGATCGTCAAGTTTTACGGCGAACGCCCCCTGGAAGGTGACCGACTGGCAAAACTGGGGAACAAGCGCCACTTCGACCGTTTGTGCAAGCTGATGAAAAACGGAGCGGTGATCTTCGGCGGAGAAACGGATGAAGACCGGCTGTTGATCGCCCCCACGCTGCTGGAAGAGGTCAGCTGGGAGGATCCCGTCATGCAGGAGGAAATTTTCGGCCCGATTTTGCCCGTTCTCACCTGGACCGATCTGGACGAAGTCATCCGGACGCTCCGGGAAAAGCCGAAGCCGCTGGCGCTGTATCTGTTCACGGAAAACCGGGAAACGAAAGACAAAGTGATCGCTTCTCTTCCGTACGGCGGGGGATGTGTGAACGACACGATGATTCATTGCGGTTCACCGCATTTGCCGTTCGGCGGAGCCGGTTCCTCCGGCATCGGCAAGTATCACGGCAAATACAGCTTTGATGCCTTCACCCACGAGAAAAGCATCGTGATGCAAACCACCGTGTTTGATCTTTCGTTCCGGTATCCGGGATCCAAACGGGCGTTGTCCCTGTTCAGGAAGATGATGGGGTGA
- a CDS encoding amidase — MTEILDMDASGLAESIRLGHISPREATEAYMARIRRVNPNINAVVETRFEEALREADSPPGQKNGRLRGVPVSIKESFDVKGMLTTGGIPGLGRTPAPADSEPVRRLREEGAIVLCKTNTPALCFCQETDNVLYGRTNNPWDLTRTAGGSSGGEGALIAAGGAAVGLGSDIGGSIRFPAHFNGVIGFKSAADSVPDSGSHPVSPWPLQRIMLGHGAMAKSVRDARLIHEIITDRHIATVPDDSVRVSVPEPLPDLPMGQETADLLQAIRRSLQRNRTVDAEGAPHLKESALTWQLIMSLGGAEHIRKTAGLRGILHTTTEWLKGKAGLHTPWHPWLTWGLLGAWMFRPNDQQVAELERWLARSRKEVEAYLRGRVVILPVWHTAAPEHGTVYGEIFSIRKTFLKYMPYVAWVNTFGLPSLTVPVGEDRDGLPIGVQLVTAPGQEDVLFRLGEELERDFRGYVRCRLEDQPA; from the coding sequence ATGACAGAAATCCTTGACATGGATGCTTCCGGATTGGCGGAATCGATCCGGCTCGGGCACATCTCGCCGCGCGAGGCGACGGAAGCCTATATGGCCCGGATCCGCCGGGTCAATCCCAACATCAACGCCGTGGTGGAAACGCGATTCGAGGAAGCCCTGCGCGAAGCGGACTCTCCTCCGGGACAAAAAAACGGACGACTGCGGGGCGTGCCGGTAAGCATCAAGGAATCGTTTGACGTGAAGGGCATGCTGACCACCGGCGGCATTCCCGGACTTGGTCGGACCCCGGCTCCCGCCGACAGCGAACCCGTCCGAAGGCTTCGTGAAGAAGGGGCCATCGTGCTGTGCAAAACCAACACGCCGGCTCTCTGCTTCTGCCAGGAGACGGACAACGTGCTGTACGGTCGCACCAACAATCCCTGGGATCTCACCCGCACGGCCGGCGGTTCGAGCGGCGGAGAAGGAGCCCTGATCGCGGCGGGGGGAGCCGCCGTGGGGCTGGGATCGGACATCGGCGGTTCGATCCGCTTTCCGGCCCATTTCAACGGGGTGATCGGATTCAAATCCGCGGCGGACTCGGTCCCTGATTCCGGTTCCCATCCCGTGTCGCCGTGGCCTTTGCAGCGGATCATGCTGGGACACGGTGCCATGGCCAAGTCGGTGCGCGATGCCCGCCTGATCCACGAAATCATCACCGACCGGCACATTGCGACCGTTCCCGACGATTCCGTCCGCGTCTCGGTCCCGGAGCCGCTCCCGGACCTGCCGATGGGGCAGGAAACGGCCGACCTGCTTCAAGCGATCCGCCGCAGCTTGCAACGGAACAGAACGGTGGATGCCGAAGGAGCTCCCCATCTCAAAGAATCCGCCTTGACCTGGCAACTGATCATGTCCCTGGGAGGTGCGGAACACATCCGGAAAACGGCCGGACTCCGGGGAATTCTGCACACGACGACGGAGTGGCTGAAGGGAAAGGCGGGCCTTCACACTCCCTGGCATCCATGGCTCACCTGGGGGTTGCTCGGGGCCTGGATGTTCCGACCGAACGATCAACAAGTCGCCGAATTGGAGCGTTGGCTCGCCCGGTCCCGCAAGGAAGTGGAAGCGTATCTGCGCGGCCGCGTCGTCATCCTGCCCGTCTGGCACACCGCCGCCCCCGAACACGGCACGGTCTACGGGGAGATTTTCTCCATCCGCAAAACCTTCCTGAAATACATGCCCTATGTCGCCTGGGTCAACACGTTCGGCCTTCCCTCCCTGACGGTCCCCGTCGGCGAGGATCGGGACGGACTCCCGATCGGCGTTCAGCTGGTGACCGCTCCGGGACAGGAAGATGTGCTGTTTCGGCTGGGAGAAGAACTGGAGCGCGATTTCCGCGGATACGTCCGCTGCCGCCTGGAAGATCAGCCCGCATGA
- a CDS encoding sugar phosphate isomerase/epimerase family protein — MPIRVSCHLITWGEAFRQALTEAAGLGFGAVEPLTHHALQYEKDVAAFRELLDEHGLVLSGLYAAGRFSDSFKRSDVIAYNVRVARFLRECGSNRLVLGPEGPRPESGMTREMLKAAAETINETAKRCMELGVKACIHPHLWTEIQDEWELDAIMEWTDPECVFLCPDTAHMAKAGMDPLAVMQRYKDRIAYLHLKDASLGAGTADGEEGTVFCELGRGDIRLKEIMDFLKETDYDGWVTVEIDRSLSTPLQSLTVCRDYLQEKLGIPVQG, encoded by the coding sequence ATGCCGATTCGTGTGTCATGTCATTTGATCACTTGGGGGGAAGCGTTCCGGCAGGCGTTGACCGAAGCGGCCGGGCTCGGCTTCGGGGCGGTGGAGCCTCTTACGCATCATGCCCTTCAATATGAGAAGGACGTGGCCGCTTTTCGGGAGTTGCTCGACGAGCATGGTTTGGTCTTGTCCGGGTTGTACGCCGCGGGACGATTCAGCGATTCGTTCAAGCGAAGCGATGTGATCGCATACAATGTCCGGGTGGCCAGGTTTCTCCGGGAGTGCGGCAGCAACCGGCTGGTGTTGGGACCCGAAGGTCCGCGTCCGGAGTCCGGGATGACCCGGGAGATGCTGAAAGCCGCCGCGGAGACCATCAATGAAACGGCGAAACGCTGCATGGAGCTGGGAGTGAAAGCTTGCATTCATCCGCATCTGTGGACGGAGATCCAGGATGAGTGGGAATTGGATGCCATCATGGAATGGACCGATCCGGAATGCGTGTTTCTCTGTCCGGATACGGCCCACATGGCCAAAGCGGGGATGGATCCGTTGGCGGTCATGCAGCGGTACAAGGACCGGATCGCGTATCTTCATCTGAAAGATGCCTCCTTGGGCGCCGGCACCGCGGACGGGGAGGAGGGAACGGTGTTTTGCGAATTGGGGAGAGGCGACATCCGTTTGAAGGAGATCATGGATTTTTTGAAGGAAACGGACTATGACGGATGGGTGACGGTGGAGATCGACCGGTCCCTTTCCACGCCGCTTCAAAGTTTGACGGTGTGCCGGGATTATCTGCAGGAGAAGCTGGGGATTCCCGTTCAGGGTTGA
- a CDS encoding VOC family protein — MRIFLTSVFVDDQEKALRFYTEKLGFVKKNDVQAGEYRWLTVVSPEDPDGPELLLEPNRHPAAQEYQKKIQADGIPAMMFSVADVHAEYERLKQLGVRFTMEPTNVAGATIAVLDDTCGNLIQIAQHH, encoded by the coding sequence ATGAGAATTTTTTTGACCAGCGTTTTCGTGGATGACCAGGAAAAAGCGCTTCGGTTCTATACCGAAAAACTGGGCTTTGTCAAGAAAAACGATGTACAGGCCGGAGAGTACAGGTGGCTGACGGTGGTTTCTCCCGAGGATCCGGACGGGCCCGAGCTGTTGCTCGAGCCGAACCGGCATCCGGCCGCCCAAGAATATCAGAAGAAAATCCAGGCCGACGGCATTCCGGCGATGATGTTCAGCGTGGCGGACGTTCATGCCGAATACGAACGGTTGAAGCAACTGGGTGTCAGGTTTACGATGGAGCCGACGAATGTGGCTGGTGCCACCATTGCCGTCCTCGACGATACCTGCGGCAATCTGATCCAAATCGCGCAGCACCATTGA
- a CDS encoding 2-hydroxyacid dehydrogenase → MSRQVFVTRQIGEAVLHRLGSHATCVIHPGESGPTRDELIRGLQGKEALLCTVTDPVDEEVIASAPDLRIISNFGVGVNHIDIEAATRRGILVTHTPGVLTDATADLTWALLLDAARRVSEGDRLVRRGGWKGWTPTFMLGTEVTGKTLGIIGMGRIGQEVARRASGFRMRILYHSRRRLAPEKERELRAEYATPDRLLAEADFVSLHAPYTRETHHLIGKRELSLMKPGAILINTARGSLVDEQELVRALKRGQIAAAGLDVYEREPEVHPELPGLEQVVLAPHLGSATRETREAMAHLAVENLKAYFEGRRPPHPVNPEILPS, encoded by the coding sequence GTGAGCCGTCAGGTTTTTGTCACGAGACAGATTGGGGAGGCCGTGCTGCACCGGCTCGGTTCGCATGCAACTTGCGTGATCCATCCGGGAGAATCGGGGCCCACGCGCGACGAGCTGATTCGGGGATTGCAGGGAAAAGAGGCTCTGCTCTGCACGGTGACCGATCCGGTCGATGAGGAAGTCATCGCTTCCGCGCCGGATCTCAGGATCATCAGCAATTTCGGGGTGGGCGTCAACCACATTGACATCGAAGCGGCCACCCGGCGGGGCATCCTCGTCACCCATACACCCGGTGTACTCACCGACGCCACCGCGGATCTGACATGGGCCCTGCTGCTGGACGCGGCCCGTCGGGTCTCGGAAGGGGACCGTTTGGTCCGGAGAGGCGGATGGAAAGGGTGGACGCCGACATTCATGCTCGGAACGGAAGTGACCGGAAAGACCCTGGGGATCATCGGCATGGGCCGGATCGGTCAGGAAGTGGCCCGGCGCGCTTCGGGCTTCCGGATGCGGATTCTCTATCATTCCCGCCGCCGTCTGGCGCCGGAGAAAGAGCGGGAGCTCCGAGCGGAATACGCAACACCGGACCGGCTGCTTGCAGAAGCGGACTTTGTCTCCCTGCATGCACCATACACCCGGGAGACCCACCATCTGATCGGGAAAAGGGAGCTGTCTCTGATGAAGCCGGGGGCGATTCTGATCAACACCGCCCGCGGTTCGCTGGTGGACGAACAGGAGTTGGTCCGGGCATTGAAACGCGGACAAATCGCTGCCGCAGGGTTGGATGTCTACGAGCGGGAGCCCGAGGTTCATCCGGAACTCCCCGGACTGGAGCAGGTGGTGCTGGCACCCCATCTGGGCAGTGCCACCCGGGAGACAAGGGAGGCCATGGCTCATCTGGCGGTTGAAAACCTGAAGGCATATTTTGAAGGACGACGTCCTCCTCACCCGGTCAACCCGGAAATTCTGCCATCGTGA
- a CDS encoding MFS transporter has product MALNTDPTQRLDRSAKLLLLESGLFAVATALSGTFVNVFLWKIGNDWIMIALYNLMHYLSGAATFVLAGWLAKKIDRIIIIRLGVAFLSVFYLTVFWLGERAAGNHLFLGVLLGIGSGFFWLSFNVLYFEITERDNRDLFNGINGLIGSLAGIAAPFTSGWIISGMGESVGYRVIFAMSLGIFVLAVLVSFLFKGRRAPGSYRVTDVLGRSGVGDWKWVSVAMTAQGVREGVFTFLISVLFFVTVKSEWQLGIFFTVSSLTSMISFYLAGKFIRPRRRNGFILLGTLMMGLVVLPYAFFGTDWSIWVLGVGASFFYPFYMSPTMSTVFDVIGQTEESVRLRVEFVVARELFLAAGRAIGILLFIGWVGKSAELAHIRWFVLMVGFVQLLGWWAIRHIPLRQDASA; this is encoded by the coding sequence ATGGCCTTGAATACGGATCCAACACAACGACTGGACAGAAGCGCCAAGCTTCTGCTGCTGGAAAGCGGTCTTTTCGCCGTGGCGACCGCCTTGTCCGGTACGTTCGTGAACGTGTTTTTGTGGAAAATCGGCAATGACTGGATCATGATCGCCCTGTACAACCTGATGCATTACCTGTCGGGAGCGGCCACGTTCGTGTTGGCGGGGTGGTTGGCGAAGAAAATCGACCGGATCATCATCATTCGGCTGGGCGTCGCGTTTCTTTCCGTTTTTTATCTCACGGTGTTCTGGTTGGGCGAGCGGGCCGCGGGGAACCATCTTTTCCTGGGAGTGTTGCTCGGCATCGGATCCGGCTTTTTTTGGCTCTCGTTCAATGTCCTCTATTTTGAGATCACCGAGCGGGACAACCGGGATCTGTTCAACGGCATCAACGGTTTGATCGGTTCCTTGGCCGGGATCGCGGCTCCTTTCACCTCCGGGTGGATCATCAGCGGAATGGGTGAATCGGTCGGGTACCGCGTGATTTTCGCGATGTCCCTGGGCATTTTCGTGCTGGCCGTGCTGGTCAGCTTTCTGTTCAAGGGACGGAGAGCCCCCGGCAGTTACCGGGTGACCGATGTCCTCGGCAGAAGCGGGGTGGGTGACTGGAAGTGGGTTTCGGTCGCCATGACCGCTCAGGGAGTCCGGGAAGGCGTCTTCACCTTTCTCATCAGTGTTCTCTTCTTTGTGACGGTGAAAAGCGAATGGCAGCTGGGGATTTTCTTCACGGTTTCATCGCTGACGTCCATGATTTCGTTTTATCTGGCCGGGAAATTCATCAGACCCCGTCGCAGAAACGGGTTCATCCTGCTCGGAACCCTGATGATGGGACTCGTCGTGCTCCCCTATGCGTTTTTCGGCACGGACTGGTCCATCTGGGTATTGGGGGTGGGGGCGAGCTTTTTTTATCCGTTTTACATGTCCCCCACCATGTCCACGGTGTTTGACGTGATCGGGCAAACGGAGGAATCGGTCCGGCTCCGGGTCGAATTTGTCGTGGCAAGGGAATTGTTCCTCGCGGCGGGAAGGGCGATCGGCATTCTGCTGTTCATCGGTTGGGTGGGGAAATCCGCGGAACTCGCGCACATTCGCTGGTTCGTGCTGATGGTGGGATTTGTGCAACTGCTCGGCTGGTGGGCGATCCGCCACATTCCGCTCAGACAGGATGCATCGGCATGA